A part of Schistosoma mansoni strain Puerto Rico chromosome W, complete genome genomic DNA contains:
- a CDS encoding beige/beach protein-related, whose product MTSSNNPSNIGMVSGLSSSVYGCQSFGDSRLKLRATLYGHTDAITCLTASDSFNLIISGSRDRSCILWDLSRLCFLRQLPNHIAPVAAICVNEATGDIVSCAGTQLYLWNCNGEPVASIDTPVGRNKQILCVCMSTLYDWDAENVILTGSSDGVVRMWCLKHVYSTDNDSDAVDRNTLNTNRTDDSSNQREISTFNTSHENSVEESRTKDLSVSFTVSNSTVVQSKVIITAIIRLSN is encoded by the exons ATGACAAGTTCAAATAATCCGTCCAATATTGGAATGGTATCAGGTTTATCATCATCAGTCTACGGATGTCAATCTTTTGGAGATTCACGTCTTAAACTTCGTGCAACACTTTATGGACATACCGATGCTATAACTTGTTTAACTGCATCTGATTCATTTAATCTTATTATTAGTGGAAGTCGTGATAGAAGTTGTATATTATGGGATTTAAGTCGTTTATGCTTTTTAAGACAATTACCTAATCACATTGCACCGGTTGCAGCTATTTGTGTTAATGAAGCCACAGGTGATATTGTAAGTTGTGCTGGTACACAATTATATTTGTGGAATTGTAATGGTGAACCAGTTGCTTCAATTGATACACCGGTTGGCCGTAATAAACAGATTCTATGTGTTTGTATGAGTACA CTTTATGATTGGGATGCTGAAAATGTTATTCTAACCGGTAGTTCAGATGGTGTAGTACGAATGTGGTGCTTGAAACACGTTTACTCTACAGATAACGATAGCGATGCAGTTGACAGAAACACCTTGAATACTAATCGAACTGATGATAGTAGTAATCAACGAGAAATTTCTACTTTTAATACATCACACGAAAACTCTGTAGAGGAATCTCGAACCAAAGACTTATCGGTAAGTTTTACAGTTTCTAACTCTACAGTGGTGCAGTCCAAAGTGATTATAACTGCGATCATTCGCCTTTCAAACTAA